A window from Pedosphaera parvula Ellin514 encodes these proteins:
- a CDS encoding polysaccharide biosynthesis/export family protein yields the protein MKSHLSYLWIGLTLALFATGCQHPGPRFNPYELKSAQTLQLETITNAIDSNLLKPPTEPFRLGPGDRVEIEIMDDTTSRTLSVVGPDGKIYFSLLPGLDVWGKTLPETKDLLEKQLAQYYRNQPRVALTLRGVESRRFWMLGRVQTPGVYFMTNSPTLLEGISLAGGTVSYAAQKDLSVANTIDETADLKRSFLIRQGHMLPVDFERLVTKGDLTQNIYLQPDDFIYFPAANARTVYVIGAVGQARAVPYAEGMTMSAAIANSYGTIKDAYLYKVAVIRGSLSQPKVALVNYYDVMAGKTPDVTLEPHDIVYVPFAPYRLIRRFANAALDTFVSSVAINEGIRAVNNNGAALPAGVFIPVGSRITVTPSSSSPAVFTQ from the coding sequence ATGAAATCCCACCTATCGTATCTCTGGATTGGTTTGACTCTGGCCTTGTTTGCCACCGGATGTCAGCATCCCGGGCCACGCTTTAACCCTTATGAGCTTAAGAGTGCACAGACGCTCCAACTCGAAACCATCACCAATGCCATCGACTCCAACCTGCTGAAACCACCGACCGAACCTTTCCGCCTGGGGCCGGGCGATCGGGTTGAAATCGAAATAATGGACGACACAACCTCTCGCACCCTGTCGGTGGTGGGTCCGGATGGGAAGATTTATTTCAGTCTCCTGCCTGGTCTCGATGTCTGGGGCAAAACTCTGCCGGAGACAAAGGATTTGCTCGAAAAACAGTTGGCCCAATATTACCGCAATCAGCCCCGTGTTGCCCTGACTCTGCGCGGAGTGGAAAGCCGGCGTTTCTGGATGTTGGGACGCGTGCAAACCCCTGGTGTTTATTTCATGACCAACTCCCCTACTCTGCTTGAGGGCATTTCCCTGGCTGGTGGGACGGTGAGTTATGCTGCGCAAAAGGACCTTTCAGTCGCAAATACAATCGATGAGACGGCGGATCTAAAGCGCAGCTTTCTCATCCGGCAGGGTCATATGCTCCCGGTGGATTTTGAACGACTCGTCACCAAGGGAGACCTCACACAAAATATTTACCTTCAGCCTGATGACTTCATCTATTTTCCAGCAGCCAATGCCCGAACGGTCTATGTCATCGGCGCGGTCGGGCAGGCCCGCGCGGTTCCGTACGCCGAGGGTATGACCATGTCCGCGGCCATTGCTAATTCATACGGCACAATCAAGGACGCGTACCTCTACAAGGTGGCGGTGATTAGAGGTTCACTGAGCCAGCCAAAAGTCGCGTTGGTGAATTATTATGATGTAATGGCCGGCAAAACGCCGGATGTGACTCTGGAACCGCACGACATTGTTTACGTTCCTTTTGCACCGTATCGCCTGATCAGAAGGTTTGCGAATGCCGCCTTGGATACCTTTGTGAGTTCGGTTGCGATTAATGAAGGAATCCGCGCCGTGAATAATAATGGCGCCGCTCTGCCAGCCGGTGTCTTCATTCCAGTGGGAAGTAGAATTACCGTCACACCGTCTTCAAGCAGTCCTGCGGTGTTTACTCAATAG